A genome region from Candidatus Woesearchaeota archaeon includes the following:
- a CDS encoding PD-(D/E)XK nuclease family protein, giving the protein MSFSTSAGLWLCQGGFSLTVGFVEPDFPLALECILAIVYTSAQKEIASFWHNQAFTGLSLIITLLNLFKKLFIFNIDSISLVTRQPEQTLLNKELRTNNMPKRVQSPSSINIYKQCPRRYFYQYIKKLPTYPSIHTLRGNIVHSTLELFYELDPQTLDEANWRVDMANYARNLFEALWKKNRNSLLKLAGSEEKYYFFYQESAQMLANWMNAFFSKFSKLLQENTLLQAWEKIRPIAREIEYKSRELSVRGFIDCIEEIDGKIRLIDYKTSKLKKEFPKEYRLQLAIYALMYKEKHGKLPDEASVWFLRGEEVVVPITEELVKDALFEVEQIHFNTQSEHISDYPVNITPLCKWRGGQCDFYNVCIKERHL; this is encoded by the coding sequence ATGAGTTTTTCAACCTCTGCGGGTTTGTGGCTTTGCCAAGGGGGGTTTTCCCTTACTGTTGGTTTTGTTGAACCTGATTTTCCTTTAGCTCTCGAGTGCATTCTTGCCATAGTATATACCTCTGCACAGAAAGAAATCGCATCTTTCTGGCATAACCAAGCTTTCACCGGGTTATCCTTGATAATTACACTCCTCAATTTATTTAAAAAGCTATTTATTTTCAATATTGATAGTATTTCACTGGTCACAAGACAACCAGAACAAACCCTTTTAAACAAAGAGCTTAGAACAAACAATATGCCAAAAAGAGTTCAATCCCCCAGTTCTATCAATATCTACAAACAATGCCCTAGAAGATACTTTTACCAGTACATCAAAAAACTCCCAACCTATCCTAGTATCCACACTCTTAGGGGAAACATTGTTCACAGCACACTTGAACTCTTCTACGAACTTGATCCTCAAACGCTTGACGAAGCAAATTGGCGAGTTGATATGGCAAATTATGCAAGAAACCTCTTCGAAGCACTCTGGAAAAAAAACAGAAATTCACTTCTCAAACTTGCAGGAAGTGAAGAGAAATATTATTTTTTCTACCAAGAGTCTGCGCAAATGCTGGCTAATTGGATGAATGCATTTTTCTCAAAATTTTCTAAACTACTTCAAGAAAATACTCTTTTGCAGGCATGGGAGAAAATACGTCCTATCGCAAGAGAGATAGAATACAAATCACGAGAGCTCAGCGTAAGAGGATTTATTGATTGCATTGAAGAAATCGATGGCAAAATCCGCCTTATTGACTATAAAACATCCAAACTCAAAAAAGAGTTTCCCAAGGAGTATAGGTTACAGCTTGCAATATATGCCTTGATGTATAAGGAAAAGCATGGAAAACTTCCTGATGAGGCAAGCGTGTGGTTTTTGAGAGGAGAAGAAGTGGTCGTTCCTATAACTGAGGAGCTTGTTAAAGATGCACTCTTTGAGGTGGAGCAGATTCATTTTAACACGCAATCAGAGCACATATCC
- a CDS encoding 30S ribosomal protein S15, which translates to MARMHSRAKGKSGSTKPTVRENPPWQSHKPAEVEKLIQKLAKEGNAPSRIGLILRDSYGVPDVKALCGKTITKILSEKGMANEIPEDLQALIRRSVTIRNHLENNHMDKTAKRGLLLTESKIGRLVKYYKRTGKLPMTWKWDPRQASKFLE; encoded by the coding sequence ATGGCAAGAATGCACTCGAGAGCTAAAGGAAAATCAGGTTCAACAAAACCAACAGTAAGGGAAAACCCCCCTTGGCAAAGCCACAAACCCGCAGAGGTTGAAAAACTCATTCAAAAACTTGCAAAAGAAGGCAACGCTCCAAGCAGAATTGGATTGATCTTACGAGATAGTTATGGTGTTCCTGACGTCAAAGCACTTTGTGGAAAAACCATCACCAAAATTCTTTCTGAAAAAGGGATGGCTAATGAAATTCCTGAAGATCTACAAGCACTCATCAGAAGATCAGTTACTATTCGCAACCATTTGGAAAACAATCACATGGATAAAACTGCAAAAAGAGGACTCCTTCTTACAGAATCCAAGATTGGTCGTCTTGTAAAGTACTACAAGCGCACAGGAAAACTCCCCATGACGTGGAAGTGGGATCCAAGACAAGCAAGCAAGTTCCTTGAATAA
- a CDS encoding ATP-dependent DNA helicase: MEIKYFPFETVRPYQKEFITKVTDAVENKRHLLVHAPTGLGKTAAALAPALEYAIKHEKTIFFLTSRHTQHAIAIDTLRAIKEKHNIPVHVVDLIGKKGMCLQSGVQSLRSADFFEYCKKLREDNACSYYSNTRSGQGLTTQAKAAQTKFKHLSPLHIEEFNTVCESEQLCPYEMASALSEGARVIIADYYYIYNERIRNQFFSKIGIGLSDVIVIVDEAHNLPERLRNLLSDSLAQTTVERARKEIDNIGAEKIRKEMDALAEFFEEIDSGLKLGDERMLRQEDLTDVFGGETKVEDFIALCDIFGDEVLNTEKTSAIKSVGNFLSSWLGPEEGFIRFCAKREGSQKALVSLMYRCMDPQILSRDVNDTAHSVILMSGTLQPTQMYRDILGFETDTDMLTFDSPFPQENRLNMIVPVTTTKYQRRSKEEFERIARVCAQISEKIPGNVAIFFPSYYLRDQVYDLFSQLCNKTCFCEKPGMNKEEKSTFLNRFKSFSSTGAVLLGAISGSFGEGVDLPGELLQGVIVVGLPLSTPTLETKRLIDYYDVKFGKGWDYGYVMPAFQKTIQGAGRCIRTEKDKGVIIFLDERYAQPNYYKNFPADWKIKITREYIRRIEEFYNN; encoded by the coding sequence ATGGAGATTAAGTATTTCCCTTTTGAGACTGTTCGCCCGTATCAAAAAGAGTTCATTACCAAAGTAACCGATGCTGTTGAGAACAAACGACACTTGCTCGTACATGCACCAACAGGACTTGGAAAAACCGCTGCAGCTCTTGCACCCGCATTAGAATATGCAATAAAACATGAAAAAACCATTTTCTTTTTAACGTCTCGCCACACACAACACGCAATAGCAATAGACACCCTTCGCGCGATAAAAGAAAAACATAACATTCCTGTGCACGTTGTTGATCTTATTGGAAAGAAAGGAATGTGTTTACAAAGTGGTGTTCAAAGTCTGCGCTCGGCAGATTTTTTTGAATATTGTAAAAAACTGCGCGAAGACAATGCTTGCTCATACTATTCTAACACGCGGTCAGGTCAGGGCCTTACTACTCAGGCAAAAGCAGCCCAAACAAAATTCAAACACCTCTCTCCCCTGCACATCGAAGAATTTAACACGGTTTGTGAGAGTGAGCAGCTTTGCCCTTATGAGATGGCCAGTGCACTTAGTGAAGGTGCCCGCGTCATCATAGCAGACTATTACTATATTTACAATGAGAGAATACGAAATCAATTCTTCTCCAAAATAGGCATTGGACTAAGTGATGTAATTGTTATTGTTGACGAGGCACACAACCTCCCTGAGCGATTGCGCAATTTGCTTAGTGATTCTCTTGCACAAACAACTGTTGAGCGCGCAAGAAAAGAAATTGATAACATTGGGGCCGAAAAGATTCGTAAAGAAATGGATGCCCTTGCAGAATTTTTTGAAGAGATCGATTCAGGTCTTAAACTTGGTGATGAACGTATGCTTCGACAAGAAGATCTTACAGATGTGTTTGGGGGCGAAACAAAGGTCGAAGATTTCATTGCTCTATGTGATATTTTTGGAGATGAAGTTCTCAATACTGAAAAAACTTCAGCAATTAAAAGCGTGGGTAACTTTCTTTCTTCATGGCTGGGTCCTGAAGAAGGGTTCATCAGATTCTGCGCAAAAAGAGAAGGCTCTCAAAAAGCTCTTGTTAGTCTTATGTATCGATGCATGGATCCCCAAATCCTCTCGCGAGATGTAAATGACACCGCGCACAGCGTAATCCTCATGTCAGGAACCTTGCAACCAACCCAGATGTACCGAGACATTTTAGGTTTTGAAACAGATACTGATATGCTTACGTTTGATAGTCCATTTCCTCAAGAAAATCGTCTTAACATGATTGTCCCTGTGACGACAACCAAATATCAAAGAAGATCGAAAGAAGAGTTTGAACGTATTGCACGGGTTTGTGCTCAAATAAGTGAAAAAATTCCTGGCAATGTTGCAATATTTTTTCCCTCTTATTATTTGCGAGATCAAGTATATGACTTGTTTTCTCAACTCTGTAACAAGACCTGTTTTTGTGAAAAACCAGGAATGAACAAGGAGGAAAAATCCACATTTCTTAATCGTTTCAAGAGTTTTTCTTCAACAGGGGCAGTTCTTCTCGGAGCAATTTCAGGATCTTTTGGAGAGGGTGTTGATCTTCCGGGCGAACTTCTCCAAGGAGTCATTGTGGTGGGTCTTCCACTATCAACACCAACTCTCGAAACTAAACGTCTTATTGATTATTACGATGTCAAGTTTGGCAAAGGATGGGACTATGGTTATGTTATGCCTGCATTCCAAAAAACAATCCAAGGCGCAGGAAGGTGTATTCGAACCGAAAAAGACAAGGGCGTGATTATCTTCTTGGATGAGAGGTATGCTCAGCCAAATTATTACAAAAACTTTCCTGCAGATTGGAAAATAAAGATTACTAGAGAGTATATTCGAAGAATAGAGGAATTTTACAATAACTGA
- the alaS gene encoding alanine--tRNA ligase — MMKTDKELKKEFKAKASDNPEKYYATQILKKEGFYRNTCVSCGTTFWNVDPKREICGDPSCVGGFNVVSNNPSKNTLSYIDVWKTFEEHMKKEGYASISRYPVIARWNPTTYFTIASIAAFQPFVISGEVEPPAPKLVIPQFCLRFGDVDNVGVTGSHCTGFVMIGQHQFVSPQEWDQNKAFQDLYSYITSVVGLDKTELTLHEDAWAGGGNFGPCMEFFSRGVELCNQVYMMFEQLEDGSIKELNIKVLDMGLGQERIAWFSQGTPNMYEAVFPSVLSKLKEATQAEYDTGLFKQFSSYSALLNIDEVEDINKAWETVASKLDIDVQVLREKVWPMVGLYSIAEHTRSLLFAIADGGLPSNVGGGYNLRVILRRALSFIDEFNWNVDLKDVATWHAQELEPIFPELKKQLPQVQKILDVEKEKYISSKNQASRLVKKIVQKEVSVDDLVELYDSHGISPKTIQQEARKLGKTITIPDNFFQLLAQRHEQKEQKTATKKVRDIDVANIPPSKAKYFDDWKQVTFEATIVAIQGNYVALDETYFYPTSGGQLHDLGTIGDAKIKDIFKQDHVIIHEVEDASSLSVGEKVSCTIDFERRKQLTQHHTSTHIINGAARTLLGDHIWQAGAAKSTEKARLDITHYEALSQELLDRIEEKANEIVKKGIPIEKYFLKRSEAEKKFGMRLYQGGAVPGSIIRVVDIGGFDVEACGGTHLNNTSEAEVIKIIKSSKVQDGVVRLEFAAGNAARALEKQESGIIEDAAKLLECSPSQVPGRAAELFSLWKQIVKKKKDVPFKLTSTQEFSGDLLQLTCKELKTQPEHILKTISRFLEDIRGRLS; from the coding sequence ATGATGAAAACAGATAAGGAGCTCAAAAAAGAGTTCAAAGCAAAAGCAAGTGATAACCCTGAAAAGTACTATGCAACACAAATCCTCAAAAAAGAAGGATTTTATCGAAATACTTGTGTTTCCTGTGGTACAACATTCTGGAACGTAGACCCTAAGAGAGAAATTTGTGGAGATCCCTCTTGCGTGGGAGGTTTCAACGTTGTTTCTAACAACCCCTCAAAAAACACGCTCTCATACATTGATGTCTGGAAGACCTTTGAAGAACATATGAAAAAAGAAGGATATGCAAGTATTTCTCGCTACCCTGTGATTGCTCGCTGGAACCCTACAACCTACTTCACCATTGCATCCATTGCAGCATTTCAACCTTTCGTTATTTCAGGAGAAGTTGAACCTCCCGCCCCAAAACTCGTTATCCCCCAATTCTGCTTACGCTTTGGAGATGTCGATAACGTCGGAGTTACGGGTTCACATTGCACAGGGTTCGTTATGATCGGACAACATCAATTTGTCTCACCACAAGAATGGGATCAAAACAAAGCATTCCAAGATCTCTATTCCTACATCACCTCAGTTGTAGGTCTTGACAAAACAGAACTCACCCTTCACGAAGATGCATGGGCGGGAGGAGGCAACTTTGGTCCTTGCATGGAATTCTTCTCACGCGGAGTTGAGTTGTGCAACCAAGTATACATGATGTTTGAACAATTGGAAGATGGTTCAATCAAGGAACTAAACATTAAAGTTCTTGACATGGGATTAGGACAAGAACGCATTGCTTGGTTCTCGCAAGGAACGCCGAATATGTACGAAGCAGTTTTTCCATCAGTACTCTCCAAGCTCAAAGAAGCCACCCAAGCAGAATATGATACTGGGCTCTTCAAACAATTTTCATCCTATTCAGCACTTCTTAACATTGACGAAGTTGAAGATATCAACAAGGCATGGGAAACTGTTGCCAGCAAACTCGATATTGACGTACAGGTTCTGCGGGAAAAAGTTTGGCCAATGGTGGGCCTCTACTCCATTGCGGAACATACTCGCTCGTTACTTTTTGCCATTGCAGATGGAGGACTGCCTTCGAATGTGGGCGGAGGATATAATTTGCGTGTTATCTTACGACGAGCATTATCATTCATTGACGAGTTTAATTGGAATGTCGATCTTAAAGATGTTGCCACATGGCATGCTCAAGAACTCGAACCTATTTTTCCAGAACTGAAAAAACAACTTCCTCAAGTGCAAAAAATTCTAGATGTTGAAAAAGAAAAATATATCTCAAGCAAAAACCAAGCAAGTCGCCTCGTTAAAAAAATAGTTCAAAAAGAGGTGAGTGTTGATGACCTTGTCGAACTTTATGACTCTCATGGCATTAGCCCTAAAACAATTCAACAAGAGGCAAGAAAGCTTGGGAAAACCATCACCATACCTGATAACTTCTTCCAATTACTTGCACAACGACACGAGCAAAAAGAACAGAAAACCGCAACGAAAAAAGTTCGTGACATTGATGTTGCAAACATACCTCCTTCCAAAGCAAAGTACTTTGATGACTGGAAACAAGTCACTTTTGAAGCAACCATTGTTGCGATTCAAGGAAACTATGTAGCGCTGGATGAAACCTATTTTTACCCCACATCAGGAGGCCAACTTCACGACTTAGGAACTATTGGAGATGCTAAGATTAAAGATATTTTCAAACAAGATCACGTCATCATACACGAGGTTGAGGATGCCAGCTCTCTTAGCGTTGGAGAGAAGGTTTCGTGCACCATAGATTTTGAGCGCAGAAAACAACTCACACAACATCACACATCAACCCACATCATTAATGGAGCTGCACGCACCCTTCTTGGAGATCACATCTGGCAAGCAGGTGCTGCAAAGTCCACAGAAAAAGCGCGCCTTGACATCACCCATTATGAAGCTCTTAGTCAAGAACTTCTTGACCGCATCGAAGAAAAAGCAAATGAAATTGTCAAAAAAGGAATTCCCATAGAAAAATACTTCCTCAAGCGCTCAGAAGCAGAGAAAAAATTTGGTATGCGACTCTACCAAGGAGGTGCTGTTCCTGGCTCAATTATTCGCGTTGTTGATATTGGCGGATTTGATGTTGAAGCATGTGGGGGAACACACTTAAACAACACTTCTGAAGCTGAAGTGATCAAGATCATTAAAAGCTCAAAAGTACAAGACGGCGTTGTCAGACTTGAATTTGCAGCAGGTAACGCTGCACGAGCACTGGAAAAACAAGAAAGTGGCATTATTGAGGATGCTGCAAAGCTACTTGAGTGTTCCCCTTCGCAAGTCCCTGGACGAGCAGCGGAGCTCTTCTCATTGTGGAAACAAATTGTTAAGAAGAAAAAAGATGTTCCCTTCAAGCTCACATCCACTCAAGAATTTAGCGGGGATTTATTGCAGCTCACCTGTAAGGAGCTTAAAACTCAACCAGAACACATCTTAAAAACGATCAGCAGATTCTTAGAAGACATTAGAGGAAGACTATCATAG